Proteins encoded within one genomic window of Candidatus Effluviviaceae Genus V sp.:
- a CDS encoding PorV/PorQ family protein, with protein sequence MSKMSIAVLLCVILAAAGADEAVSAGTSGAQFLGVGLGARSAAMGGASAAIVDGRAALVWNPAGLSRVGGQLVSVAHASWLDDASYQYATYARPLGSSGVVGVALEQGSLSWDNTGEGSFEAGDFAGAVGYSHLLRANLAVGADVRYIASTLGDDDASSYALDAGVVYLPTDRLSFGAAVRHLGPGMEFGDESDPLPVTLVGGASYRWRDVLLALDVEKQNDMDAGVRFGVEYSPLPYLDLRAGLTGGADSALSPYSAGVGFSWSESWMLDYAYRPSDLGATHQVALSAAFGGPAAMGSVTEEGEGLSEPPVPKTNLTVLSDLVAETIEEAVDRMNIPEGAPVYIQQSESHGAGWLVQSLLTAELTDRGHPVRSGKMTGGNADDSEDPEVTYQVSYRIVACEMSYPRVWREWLVGTRKVERRAAVDIHFQLSDLSQSVLWAGSAKRERRDVVRGSRIPELVTPGQEFTTPPLEAGGWDKVLEPVVVAGIVGGLIYLFYTSRSSD encoded by the coding sequence ATGTCGAAGATGAGCATCGCGGTCCTTCTCTGCGTCATCCTCGCCGCGGCCGGAGCCGATGAGGCCGTGTCGGCGGGAACATCGGGCGCGCAGTTCCTCGGCGTCGGTCTCGGGGCACGGTCGGCGGCGATGGGCGGAGCATCCGCCGCGATCGTCGACGGCAGAGCCGCCCTCGTCTGGAACCCCGCGGGCCTGTCCCGAGTGGGGGGACAGCTCGTGTCGGTCGCGCACGCCTCCTGGCTCGACGACGCGTCGTACCAGTACGCGACCTACGCCCGCCCGCTCGGATCGAGCGGGGTCGTCGGAGTGGCGCTCGAACAGGGCTCGCTGTCCTGGGACAACACGGGAGAGGGCTCGTTCGAGGCGGGCGACTTCGCCGGTGCCGTCGGCTACTCGCACCTGCTTCGCGCGAACCTCGCGGTGGGCGCCGACGTCAGGTACATCGCGAGCACGCTCGGCGACGACGACGCCTCGTCGTATGCGCTCGACGCCGGCGTCGTCTACCTTCCAACCGACAGGCTGTCGTTCGGCGCGGCCGTCAGACACCTCGGTCCCGGAATGGAGTTCGGCGACGAGAGCGACCCGCTCCCGGTGACGCTCGTCGGCGGCGCTTCGTATCGCTGGCGCGACGTTCTGCTGGCGCTCGACGTCGAGAAGCAGAACGACATGGATGCGGGCGTGCGGTTCGGCGTGGAGTACTCGCCGCTGCCGTACCTCGACCTGCGGGCCGGCCTGACCGGAGGCGCCGACTCGGCGCTCTCGCCGTACTCGGCGGGCGTCGGCTTCAGCTGGTCCGAGAGCTGGATGCTCGACTACGCCTACCGGCCGTCGGACCTCGGCGCCACGCACCAGGTCGCTCTGTCGGCGGCCTTCGGCGGACCCGCCGCGATGGGCTCCGTCACCGAGGAAGGGGAGGGTCTGAGCGAGCCACCGGTACCGAAGACGAACCTCACGGTGCTCAGCGACCTCGTCGCGGAGACGATCGAGGAAGCGGTCGACCGGATGAACATCCCGGAGGGTGCCCCCGTCTACATTCAGCAGTCGGAGTCGCACGGGGCGGGCTGGCTCGTGCAGTCGCTTCTGACGGCGGAGCTGACCGACCGCGGGCATCCCGTTCGCTCGGGCAAGATGACCGGCGGGAACGCCGACGATTCGGAGGACCCGGAGGTGACCTATCAGGTCTCGTACCGCATCGTCGCCTGCGAGATGTCCTATCCGAGGGTCTGGAGAGAGTGGCTCGTCGGAACGAGGAAGGTCGAGCGTCGCGCGGCCGTCGACATCCACTTTCAGCTCTCCGATCTCTCGCAGTCCGTGCTCTGGGCCGGAAGCGCGAAGCGGGAGCGACGGGACGTCGTCCGGGGGTCGAGGATCCCCGAGCTTGTGACGCCCGGGCAGGAGTTCACGACGCCGCCCCTCGAAGCCGGCGGATGGGACAAGGTGCTCGAGCCCGTCGTCGTGGCCGGTATCGTCGGGGGCCTGATCTACCTCTTCTACACAAGCAGATCGTCCGATTAG